One genomic region from Quercus robur chromosome 4, dhQueRobu3.1, whole genome shotgun sequence encodes:
- the LOC126721845 gene encoding syntaxin-71-like — translation MIQLSTIIKTVNTISYRTPKNHHNPTFSLYVSPLSPSQNKYDVDKHKDKDPSVVSGGDDAFARLYGVVEADTDAAFQGGEPFAVKKIERERRRRKKSDAAANEKNRGTVVALNAEIRLTKARLLGELPKLQRLALKKVKTISRSKGCQELEARNDLVSAPKERIEAIPDGSNTSVAKQTGGWTASASYAGIKIDSTSDGRSDNEYFQQTEESDRFKQEYEMRRMKQDQGLDVIAEGLDTLKNMAHDMNEVNRATTDLKGANVRLKETVTQLRSSRNFCIDIILLSIILGIAAYLYNVLK, via the exons ATGATCCAGCTTTCCACAATAATCAAAACAGTCAATACAATAAGTTATCGTACACCTAAGAATCACCATAACCCTACCTTCTCTTTATATGTCTCTCCGCTGTCTCCGTCTCAGAAC AAGTACGACGTAGATAAACACAAGGACAAGGACCCCAGCGTTGTTTCTGGTGGGGATGATGCTTTTGCTCGTTTATACGGCGTCGTTGAGGCCGACACCGATGCTGCCTTCCAg ggtgGGGAACCTTTTGCtgtgaagaaaattgaaagggaaaggagaagaagaaaa AAATCAGATGCGGCTGCCAACGAGAAGAACAGGGGTACGGTGGTGGCTTTGAATGCAGAGATTAGGCTAACCAAAGCTCGTTTGCTTGGGGAGCTCCCTAAATTGCAGAGACTTGCTCTTAAAAAG GTTAAAACTATTTCTAGGTCAAAGGGCTGTCAAGAGCTTGAGGCTAGAAATGATTTAGTTTCTGCACCGAAGGAGAGGATTGAAGCTATACCTGATGGATCTAATACTAGTGTAGCTAAACAAACTGGTGGTTGGACAGCTTCTGCCTCATATGCTGGAATCAAAATTGACTCAACTTCAG ATGGAAGATCTGATAATGAGTACTTTCAACAAACCGAAGAATCGGATCGGTTTAAGCAGGAGTATGAAATGCGGAGAATGAAGCAG GATCAAGGATTGGATGTTATAGCTGAAGGATTGGACACATTGAAAAACATGGCACACGACATGAATGAG GTCAACAGAGCAACCACTGACCTTAAAGGTGCTAATGTGAGACTCAAGGAGACTGTAACCCAG CTGAGGTCCAGCCGtaacttttgcattgatatcATCCTCCTATCTATAATTTTAGGAATTGCTGCCTATTTATACAA TGTCTTAAAGTGA